One window from the genome of Pyrobaculum ferrireducens encodes:
- a CDS encoding asparagine synthase C-terminal domain-containing protein — MEREKVPEVEALGAVAEVVKILRVFNPMEMVNCADVYIGLLEAKMRGFSRVCTGDGGDDLCIGYDFMLRKGVDELASYLRQMRGRWYFCSFDIGKALGVSVKAPFLEIEEFLMSIPLEEKIRCGVGKCLLRLELEKALGGLGRRRKDPIEVGSGFRKLYDVLAALGRDVDVDIPVKGAARYLYHLFRNMGLSYARGGARPCPVCGAETDGRYCRMCGWYISNTG, encoded by the coding sequence GTGGAGAGAGAAAAGGTGCCGGAGGTCGAGGCGCTGGGGGCGGTTGCCGAGGTTGTGAAAATTCTCCGGGTGTTTAACCCCATGGAGATGGTTAACTGCGCCGATGTTTACATCGGCCTCCTGGAGGCTAAGATGCGCGGCTTTTCTAGAGTCTGTACGGGGGACGGCGGGGATGACCTCTGCATCGGCTACGACTTTATGTTGAGAAAGGGAGTTGACGAGCTGGCGAGCTATCTACGCCAAATGCGGGGCCGGTGGTATTTCTGTAGTTTTGACATCGGGAAGGCCCTGGGCGTCTCTGTAAAAGCCCCGTTTCTCGAGATAGAGGAGTTCCTCATGTCAATCCCTCTTGAGGAGAAGATAAGGTGTGGAGTTGGGAAGTGCCTACTGCGCCTTGAGCTTGAGAAGGCGCTCGGCGGGCTGGGGCGCAGGAGGAAAGACCCTATTGAGGTGGGTAGCGGCTTTCGAAAGCTCTACGACGTACTAGCTGCGCTGGGCAGAGATGTCGATGTAGATATCCCGGTAAAAGGCGCCGCGAGGTATCTCTACCACCTGTTCCGCAACATGGGCTTGTCCTATGCGCGCGGAGGTGCAAGGCCGTGTCCTGTATGCGGCGCAGAAACCGATGGGAGGTACTGCAGGATGTGTGGCTGGTATATCAGCAACACGGGGTAG
- a CDS encoding CBS domain-containing protein, with translation MKCGEIASRPPIVITPDETLDKAVELLATHDVGILVVVDRNNPNKPVGVLSERDVVRALAWRAPLTVTVREVATTTGLIYVYTDDPVELAAGKMVKHGIRHVLVLNKSGDLYGVISQRDIVALYATHKTPTPAHPSL, from the coding sequence ATGAAATGTGGAGAAATTGCCTCCCGCCCGCCTATAGTCATAACGCCAGACGAGACTCTAGACAAGGCTGTGGAGCTGTTGGCAACACACGACGTGGGGATTCTAGTAGTCGTGGATAGAAATAATCCAAACAAGCCCGTGGGGGTGCTGTCTGAACGGGACGTGGTGAGGGCACTCGCCTGGAGAGCCCCGTTGACAGTCACCGTGAGAGAAGTAGCCACCACCACGGGGCTGATCTATGTTTACACAGACGACCCGGTGGAGCTCGCCGCGGGGAAAATGGTAAAACACGGCATAAGACACGTCCTAGTCCTAAATAAAAGCGGCGATTTATACGGCGTTATTTCTCAACGCGACATAGTGGCGCTGTACGCCACCCACAAAACCCCCACCCCCGCACACCCAAGCCTCTAA
- a CDS encoding aspartyl protease family protein: MVHVFAKAVFRGRGEVVFDKILVDTGATFTVLPLEVAEKLIETPFTVELKLGDGRRVAARVYIAEVEIGGGGRGPVRVLAFQGAVPVVGVDTLETLGLRVDPTTGRLEKTEYYMLYV, encoded by the coding sequence ATGGTCCATGTATTTGCCAAGGCTGTGTTTAGGGGGAGGGGTGAGGTGGTTTTTGACAAAATTCTAGTTGACACGGGCGCCACCTTCACCGTGCTTCCGCTAGAGGTGGCTGAGAAACTTATAGAGACTCCCTTCACAGTGGAGCTTAAGCTGGGAGACGGCCGTAGGGTGGCGGCGAGGGTCTACATAGCGGAGGTGGAGATCGGGGGGGGGGGGCGCGGCCCGGTCAGAGTCTTGGCGTTTCAAGGCGCGGTGCCCGTAGTAGGGGTGGACACGCTGGAGACCCTGGGACTGCGTGTAGATCCCACCACCGGCAGGCTGGAGAAAACCGAGTACTACATGCTTTACGTCTAG
- a CDS encoding type II toxin-antitoxin system VapC family toxin yields the protein MSRKWIYIDVNVLYYFFTAHPKYGEGSRELIKNYAGRLATSALTAWLLYVLTRNEEVVEAVRDLTTLLPLDAEVLNRARSLAKPRDFEDRIHLATMQIYGIDTILSNDGDFDNAGVHRIPPRAK from the coding sequence ATGTCTCGCAAATGGATTTACATTGATGTAAATGTTCTTTATTATTTTTTTACAGCTCATCCAAAATACGGAGAGGGCTCTCGTGAGCTGATTAAAAACTACGCGGGGAGGCTTGCCACCTCGGCTCTTACCGCCTGGCTACTCTACGTATTAACGCGAAACGAAGAGGTGGTAGAGGCGGTAAGAGATTTAACAACGTTGCTACCGCTTGACGCAGAGGTTTTAAACAGAGCCAGGAGTCTGGCTAAGCCAAGAGATTTTGAAGACAGGATCCACCTCGCCACCATGCAGATCTACGGCATAGACACCATACTATCCAACGACGGCGACTTCGACAATGCAGGCGTGCATAGAATTCCCCCTAGAGCAAAGTAG
- a CDS encoding type II toxin-antitoxin system VapC family toxin: protein MIVIDSSVFASVVVKDEFYDRCRSYVARGDKATVDIAYAEVANVVWKHVKMGRIPASEAAYRVRLANKIISSANVYRSIDLLEEAVETAVTHGVAVYDALYLTLAVKLGAKLATTDRSLAERLGGQAISLLNCSLKTGGLQSLQRGEAASATP from the coding sequence GTGATAGTAATTGACTCCAGCGTTTTCGCCAGCGTCGTGGTAAAAGACGAGTTTTACGATCGTTGCAGATCCTACGTGGCTCGGGGCGACAAGGCCACGGTGGATATCGCATATGCCGAGGTGGCTAATGTTGTGTGGAAACACGTGAAGATGGGGCGCATACCGGCCAGCGAGGCGGCTTACCGGGTCCGCCTCGCCAACAAGATCATATCATCTGCCAATGTCTACAGAAGCATAGATCTCTTGGAGGAGGCTGTCGAGACAGCGGTTACACACGGCGTGGCTGTCTACGACGCCCTGTATCTGACACTTGCCGTGAAGCTAGGCGCCAAGCTCGCCACTACTGACAGATCGCTGGCGGAAAGACTCGGCGGGCAAGCCATTAGCTTATTGAACTGTAGTTTAAAAACCGGTGGTTTACAGAGTTTGCAAAGAGGTGAGGCGGCGTCTGCTACGCCATAG
- a CDS encoding inner-membrane translocator yields MTALLEGAVSSLWQNFTIGLARVLLVYAFAVVTVAGLGNVTGVVVAALLVSTLRTLAVFYFPELELLVIYIAVIAVLLLKPSGLFTRHERRV; encoded by the coding sequence TTGACGGCGCTTCTGGAGGGAGCGGTTTCGTCCCTCTGGCAGAACTTCACCATCGGCCTCGCCAGGGTGCTCCTCGTATACGCCTTCGCGGTGGTGACCGTGGCGGGCCTGGGGAACGTGACGGGGGTGGTGGTGGCGGCGTTGTTAGTAAGCACGTTGAGGACGCTGGCGGTGTTCTACTTCCCAGAGCTCGAGCTCTTGGTGATATACATCGCGGTGATAGCAGTCCTCCTCTTAAAGCCGTCGGGGCTCTTTACTAGACATGAAAGGCGGGTATAG
- the pdxT gene encoding pyridoxal 5'-phosphate synthase glutaminase subunit PdxT — MKVGVVALQGDVEEHAEAFRKAAAELGIAVEVLEVKKPRQLEDVKALALTGGESTTIGILAKRAGLIEPLRKAAEGGLPTLGTCAGAVLLAKEVRDAVVGETGQPTIGVMDIAVVRNAFGRQRESFEAELEVEGFGKIRAVFIRAPAVVKAWGSAKPLAPVRHASLGLIYTAAVEGNILATAFHPELTTTAFHRRVLEMALGKA, encoded by the coding sequence ATGAAGGTGGGGGTTGTGGCGTTGCAAGGCGACGTGGAGGAGCACGCCGAGGCTTTTAGAAAAGCCGCCGCGGAGCTGGGAATTGCGGTGGAGGTTCTCGAGGTGAAGAAGCCGCGGCAACTAGAGGACGTCAAGGCCCTGGCGCTCACGGGCGGCGAATCCACCACCATTGGGATTCTGGCGAAGAGGGCCGGTTTAATAGAGCCGCTTAGGAAGGCGGCGGAGGGGGGCCTGCCGACGCTTGGGACATGCGCCGGCGCCGTCTTGCTGGCTAAGGAGGTGAGAGACGCCGTGGTGGGCGAGACGGGGCAGCCGACCATCGGCGTGATGGACATCGCCGTTGTTAGAAATGCGTTTGGCAGACAGAGGGAGTCCTTCGAGGCGGAGCTCGAGGTGGAGGGTTTTGGGAAAATCCGCGCCGTGTTTATAAGGGCGCCCGCTGTGGTGAAGGCGTGGGGCTCGGCGAAGCCTCTCGCACCTGTGAGGCACGCAAGCCTCGGCCTTATCTACACGGCGGCGGTGGAGGGCAATATATTGGCCACGGCGTTCCACCCCGAGCTCACCACCACCGCCTTCCACAGGAGGGTGCTGGAGATGGCCCTGGGAAAGGCCTAG
- the pdxS gene encoding pyridoxal 5'-phosphate synthase lyase subunit PdxS yields MSVAGGFSTLDRLRDFFYGLLEVRDRLREGGVKWPRPLEGVQTGTVRVKVGFPAMLKRGVIMDVTNVEQAEVAEDAGAVGVMVLDKLPYDVRKAGGVARMADLKLIEEVMAHITIPVSAKVRIGHYYEAVLLEAIGVDLIDESEVLTPVDEQHHINKWLFTVPFVNGCRELCEALRRISEGASMIRSKGEAGTGNVAEAVKHFKALYSAVEELTAAYRSGDEEKLRDYARRCQVPIELVALTARMGRLPVVTFAAGGIATPADAALMMWLGADGVFVGSGIFKSQDPRQRAEAIVLATAHWDDPETVVEAQKMVSEKSAMLGIDIRTLRPEELLQTRGV; encoded by the coding sequence ATGTCGGTGGCGGGGGGCTTCTCGACGCTGGACCGGTTGCGTGACTTCTTCTACGGGTTGCTCGAAGTGAGGGATAGGCTTAGGGAGGGGGGTGTGAAGTGGCCGAGGCCTCTGGAGGGGGTCCAAACCGGCACAGTGAGGGTTAAGGTGGGGTTCCCCGCGATGTTGAAGAGGGGTGTTATTATGGACGTGACGAATGTGGAGCAGGCGGAGGTGGCGGAGGACGCGGGGGCCGTAGGCGTGATGGTTCTCGACAAGCTTCCCTACGACGTGAGGAAGGCGGGGGGCGTGGCGAGGATGGCCGACTTGAAGTTGATTGAAGAGGTGATGGCGCACATTACAATTCCGGTGTCAGCTAAGGTTAGGATTGGCCACTACTACGAGGCTGTGCTTTTGGAGGCTATCGGCGTAGATTTGATAGACGAGTCGGAGGTCCTCACGCCGGTGGACGAGCAACACCACATCAATAAGTGGCTCTTCACGGTGCCTTTTGTAAACGGGTGTAGAGAGCTGTGCGAGGCGTTGAGGAGGATTTCGGAGGGGGCCTCCATGATTAGGTCTAAGGGCGAGGCGGGCACCGGCAACGTGGCGGAGGCGGTGAAGCACTTCAAAGCCCTTTACAGCGCCGTGGAGGAGCTCACGGCGGCTTATAGATCTGGCGACGAGGAGAAGCTTAGAGACTACGCGAGGAGGTGCCAAGTGCCTATTGAGCTTGTCGCCCTCACGGCGAGGATGGGGCGCCTTCCCGTGGTAACCTTCGCCGCTGGGGGCATAGCCACGCCTGCGGACGCCGCCTTGATGATGTGGCTGGGGGCGGACGGCGTCTTCGTCGGTAGCGGTATTTTCAAGTCCCAGGACCCGAGGCAGAGGGCGGAGGCCATTGTTTTGGCCACTGCGCACTGGGACGATCCCGAGACTGTGGTGGAGGCGCAGAAGATGGTTAGTGAGAAATCCGCAATGCTGGGTATTGATATCAGAACTCTAAGGCCTGAGGAGCTCCTGCAGACAAGGGGGGTATGA
- a CDS encoding carbonic anhydrase produces MGIAVFGLAECRTVNIKTHACLIYVCLEGFAKVRAGVGGLFAAEILRQIKETAKAQRPRCAVLTCSDSRLSPELLTLSGIGEMFVVRVAGNVVDELVYHSLKFAVEKLGVDTIYVIGHRRCGAVALGMEGAAPPPIQKQIDEAVKRAGRREPEAVEVENVKLSCERLRDIGARVEGYYYDMDAVELRKVC; encoded by the coding sequence ATGGGAATTGCTGTGTTCGGCCTCGCTGAGTGCAGAACCGTCAATATTAAAACTCATGCCTGTCTAATTTATGTGTGTCTCGAGGGATTTGCCAAGGTGCGGGCTGGGGTGGGGGGTCTATTCGCCGCGGAGATTTTGAGGCAGATTAAAGAGACCGCCAAGGCGCAGAGGCCTAGATGCGCGGTGCTTACCTGTAGCGACTCCCGCCTCTCGCCTGAGCTCCTCACCCTCTCGGGGATTGGGGAGATGTTCGTCGTGCGGGTGGCTGGCAACGTGGTGGACGAGCTGGTTTACCACTCTCTTAAATTTGCAGTGGAGAAGCTGGGCGTCGACACCATCTATGTGATCGGGCACAGGAGATGCGGCGCCGTGGCCCTCGGCATGGAGGGAGCCGCCCCGCCCCCCATACAGAAACAAATAGACGAAGCAGTCAAGCGGGCGGGCCGCCGCGAGCCGGAGGCCGTGGAGGTGGAGAACGTAAAGTTATCCTGCGAGAGGCTTAGAGACATCGGGGCTAGGGTCGAGGGCTACTACTACGACATGGACGCTGTCGAGCTGAGAAAAGTTTGTTAA
- a CDS encoding PaREP1 family protein, whose translation MEAAYERELAERFLSEGLIRNAAGKAWQAWKAVLAALALKERDAVREAFRGVKKMRGGKAINEGDWVIAFMLSTRVRLVAQLLARRHGDEVLMYTDIALNLHEYQYNGPDREGIFSRYPSDEAAAEDIKRLLRGVGEFTNRLVEKGG comes from the coding sequence ATGGAGGCGGCGTATGAGAGGGAACTTGCCGAGAGATTTCTCTCAGAGGGGCTTATACGGAACGCCGCGGGGAAGGCTTGGCAGGCTTGGAAGGCGGTCCTGGCGGCCCTAGCGCTGAAGGAAAGGGACGCGGTGAGGGAGGCTTTTAGGGGGGTAAAGAAGATGCGCGGCGGAAAGGCTATAAACGAGGGCGACTGGGTAATTGCCTTCATGCTCTCTACCCGCGTGAGGCTTGTGGCGCAACTTTTGGCGCGGAGGCACGGCGACGAGGTTCTTATGTACACAGACATAGCCCTTAACCTCCACGAGTATCAATACAACGGCCCCGATCGAGAGGGCATTTTCAGTAGATACCCCAGCGACGAGGCCGCCGCCGAGGACATCAAGAGGCTGTTAAGAGGAGTCGGCGAGTTCACCAACCGCCTTGTCGAAAAAGGCGGCTGA
- a CDS encoding glutamate synthase-related protein, giving the protein MSGLRPLVVKSYIEVARHIVPEFWEPSRVLAIRKMAQTAEPVLDRFEPEKFGRLLDRMVFRDLRRSSLEEAFRIADKIDVDVGVNIGAARLEMPIYVGDMSFGALSGNPNIAIAKAVTEVGAVAGVGEGGLHPEVAKYRNIVVQWASARFGMDMNLLRAGIAVNIKIGQGAKPGIGGHLPGRKVVDIIAQLRKIPVGSEAISPAPHHDIYSIEDLAQRVKALRDLTKKPVLVKVAAVNKIHYVSVGVARSTAEGIIIDGAGAGTGATPIVARDHLGIPIDIAVPVVDQWLRKDGTRSGFLVVAGGMLYSPLDVAKIAALGADMANLGTASLLAMGCIMCHACHTGGCPTALTNMIGSGKELDIEWGSSVLRNYLLAVARGLKAVLYSLGMSSIKELVGRRDLLQIHHVDEDLADAIGVELGQPGDAAWFDKTRRVVVPREYYESVHIPITGMGGVVPGYTTPARRLLDVLRIEAAQVTRPSVDPYREDVDVSVRFGDVTFDTPIAAPAVDEAVEDAAYVMGAPILADRCRYGEYCIGALNPAVIPPSDADVGPGVVVIDERLGGDLPLEAAVARLHRRLMESGRRNKTLIVAVGDLYNGADVYKTAALGADIVAPLSAFQYVSQRVKDMPKGERRCRYENLIANLTAELKVLMGAGGVTSYMHTLVGNLDLLRSLDGRVGRLLGVEVAGR; this is encoded by the coding sequence ATGAGCGGCCTAAGGCCTTTGGTGGTTAAGAGCTATATAGAGGTGGCGCGCCATATTGTGCCAGAGTTTTGGGAGCCTAGTAGAGTTCTGGCAATTAGAAAGATGGCGCAGACCGCGGAGCCTGTGCTTGACAGGTTTGAGCCTGAGAAATTCGGCCGCCTGCTTGATAGGATGGTTTTTAGAGATTTGAGGAGGAGTAGCCTAGAGGAGGCGTTTAGGATAGCTGATAAAATCGACGTGGACGTCGGGGTGAACATCGGCGCCGCGAGGCTTGAAATGCCTATATACGTCGGCGACATGTCCTTCGGCGCGTTGAGCGGAAATCCCAATATTGCAATTGCAAAGGCCGTCACGGAGGTGGGGGCTGTGGCGGGCGTCGGGGAGGGCGGGTTGCACCCGGAGGTGGCGAAGTATAGAAATATCGTGGTTCAGTGGGCCTCTGCGCGCTTCGGGATGGACATGAATCTGCTTAGGGCTGGCATTGCGGTGAATATTAAGATTGGGCAGGGGGCTAAGCCCGGCATCGGGGGGCACCTCCCGGGGAGAAAGGTTGTTGATATAATAGCGCAGTTGAGAAAAATACCTGTTGGTAGCGAGGCTATCTCCCCGGCGCCTCACCACGACATATATTCAATTGAGGACTTGGCGCAGAGGGTAAAGGCGTTGCGGGACTTGACTAAAAAGCCGGTGCTGGTGAAGGTCGCCGCCGTTAATAAGATACACTACGTGTCTGTCGGCGTGGCGAGGTCGACGGCCGAGGGCATCATTATCGACGGCGCCGGGGCCGGCACGGGCGCCACGCCTATAGTGGCTAGGGACCATCTGGGGATACCCATAGACATCGCGGTGCCGGTGGTGGATCAGTGGCTTAGGAAAGACGGGACTAGGAGCGGCTTTCTGGTGGTGGCGGGCGGCATGCTGTACTCCCCGCTGGACGTGGCTAAAATAGCGGCGTTAGGCGCCGACATGGCGAATCTAGGCACAGCATCTCTCTTGGCGATGGGTTGCATCATGTGCCACGCGTGCCACACCGGCGGTTGCCCCACGGCGCTGACGAACATGATAGGCTCGGGGAAGGAGCTTGACATCGAATGGGGGTCCTCGGTGCTCCGCAACTATCTCCTAGCCGTGGCCCGGGGGCTGAAGGCTGTGCTCTACTCCTTGGGCATGTCAAGTATAAAAGAGCTGGTGGGGCGGCGCGACTTGTTGCAGATACACCACGTAGACGAGGACTTAGCCGACGCCATCGGCGTGGAGCTGGGGCAACCGGGCGACGCGGCGTGGTTTGACAAAACGCGGCGGGTAGTCGTCCCGAGGGAGTACTACGAGTCTGTCCATATACCGATCACCGGAATGGGCGGTGTAGTCCCCGGCTACACAACCCCCGCCAGGAGGTTGCTCGACGTGTTGAGAATAGAGGCTGCGCAGGTCACAAGACCCTCCGTCGACCCGTATAGAGAGGACGTAGACGTGTCTGTGAGGTTCGGCGACGTCACCTTCGACACGCCTATCGCCGCGCCGGCGGTGGACGAAGCTGTGGAGGACGCGGCGTATGTAATGGGCGCCCCCATACTGGCAGACCGCTGTAGATACGGGGAGTACTGCATAGGCGCTTTAAACCCCGCGGTTATCCCGCCGAGCGACGCCGACGTCGGACCGGGCGTTGTGGTTATAGACGAGAGACTGGGCGGAGATCTCCCGCTGGAAGCCGCCGTGGCGAGGCTCCACAGGAGGCTTATGGAGAGCGGCCGGAGAAACAAAACGCTTATCGTCGCCGTGGGAGATCTCTACAACGGCGCTGATGTGTATAAGACGGCGGCGCTGGGCGCCGACATTGTGGCGCCGCTGTCCGCTTTTCAATATGTAAGCCAGAGGGTAAAGGACATGCCCAAGGGGGAGAGGCGGTGTAGATACGAAAACCTGATAGCAAACCTCACAGCTGAGTTAAAAGTCTTGATGGGGGCCGGCGGCGTCACCAGCTACATGCACACCTTGGTAGGAAACCTAGACCTGTTGAGATCTCTAGACGGCCGCGTCGGCAGGTTGCTGGGCGTAGAGGTCGCCGGGAGGTAG
- a CDS encoding glutamate synthase, with product MCGIFGVYSIEGGDIFSGTVIEGLLSMRERGTQHGAGIALFRDWGREVVKFFAPSPSSPASVKLPGGIYDNVATSGDSLPEGAFVYMRSRWLDVYKIVGWPEDIAKLYDIKSLKSSVWIGHTRYPTNSPGWYPYQSHPFSVGDVAVVHNGDLSSYGSNVNLLRFVYGYGKFSGTDSEVIAHLLWELYREYGVEDAVLELMYGRRVRWARLDGPYAVAFIIGKSKPIFGAFVDLQHFRPLYVGFDGEVLYVASEAMAIKRVAKDAEVWAMRSGEYIIAEGGEVWGNFRKRVVKYLAYPQPPDAIDASRYEVTKLAEVVREELERRGVVNVVNVAGHRYVGNGMYRGVINVWGVVGNASANVMSGGVFNIYGDAQDDLGDAMNDGVLAVFGNVGDAVGQAKRGGEIYVYGNAGTRAAIQHRGGVMIIGGSAGDYLGEYMGGGVVVVLRKTWDEEVGWRIGSGMVGGTIFIRGEVPRERIGYGFDPKRLRRYLEVMRRERELSWEQYEEILRSPELIAKLDGRAELFSVTHRVEVRELSEEELRLLEPYINRFNSIFNTDIDIRREVFTIIKPLGGRAL from the coding sequence ATGTGCGGTATATTTGGCGTATATAGTATTGAAGGCGGAGATATATTTTCTGGCACCGTAATTGAGGGGCTTCTCTCAATGAGGGAGAGAGGGACCCAGCACGGCGCAGGTATTGCATTATTTAGAGACTGGGGGAGAGAGGTTGTTAAGTTCTTCGCCCCGTCGCCAAGCTCACCTGCTTCTGTCAAGCTACCCGGCGGGATTTATGACAACGTGGCCACCTCCGGAGATAGCCTCCCCGAGGGGGCTTTTGTATATATGAGGAGTAGGTGGCTTGACGTGTATAAAATAGTGGGGTGGCCGGAGGACATCGCCAAGTTGTATGATATTAAAAGTTTGAAGAGTAGCGTGTGGATAGGCCACACTAGGTACCCCACCAACAGCCCCGGTTGGTATCCCTACCAGTCACATCCATTTTCTGTAGGCGACGTTGCGGTTGTCCACAACGGCGACCTCAGCTCATACGGCTCTAATGTAAACCTACTGAGGTTTGTCTACGGCTATGGGAAATTCAGCGGCACTGACAGCGAAGTTATAGCTCACCTCTTGTGGGAGCTGTACAGGGAGTACGGTGTAGAGGACGCCGTGCTGGAGTTGATGTATGGCAGAAGGGTTAGGTGGGCGAGGCTGGACGGCCCCTACGCCGTGGCTTTTATAATTGGCAAGTCTAAGCCGATATTTGGGGCGTTTGTGGATCTACAGCACTTCCGCCCCCTCTACGTGGGGTTCGACGGCGAGGTTCTCTACGTGGCGAGCGAGGCTATGGCTATTAAGAGGGTGGCTAAAGACGCGGAGGTCTGGGCTATGAGAAGTGGGGAGTACATAATTGCGGAGGGGGGCGAGGTGTGGGGCAACTTTAGAAAGCGGGTTGTTAAGTATCTGGCTTATCCACAGCCCCCCGACGCTATAGACGCCTCTAGGTATGAGGTTACTAAATTGGCCGAGGTTGTGAGAGAGGAGTTGGAGAGACGCGGGGTGGTGAACGTGGTGAACGTAGCCGGCCACCGCTATGTTGGCAACGGCATGTATAGGGGGGTGATCAACGTGTGGGGTGTTGTGGGTAACGCCTCTGCAAATGTGATGAGCGGGGGCGTGTTTAACATATACGGCGACGCGCAGGACGACCTAGGCGACGCGATGAACGACGGCGTCCTCGCCGTGTTTGGCAACGTCGGCGACGCTGTGGGGCAGGCAAAGAGAGGGGGGGAGATTTATGTATATGGCAACGCGGGTACCCGCGCCGCTATTCAGCACAGAGGCGGCGTGATGATAATCGGGGGCTCAGCCGGCGACTACCTGGGGGAGTACATGGGCGGGGGGGTTGTGGTGGTTTTGAGAAAGACTTGGGATGAGGAGGTGGGGTGGAGGATTGGCAGCGGCATGGTTGGGGGGACTATATTCATAAGGGGGGAGGTGCCGAGGGAGAGGATAGGCTATGGATTTGATCCGAAGAGGTTGAGGAGGTACCTAGAGGTGATGCGCAGAGAGAGGGAGTTGAGTTGGGAGCAGTATGAGGAAATACTGAGAAGCCCCGAGCTGATAGCGAAGCTGGATGGGAGGGCTGAGCTGTTTTCTGTCACGCACAGGGTGGAGGTGAGGGAGCTTTCCGAAGAGGAGCTGAGGCTTTTAGAGCCGTATATCAATAGGTTTAATTCTATATTTAACACAGATATAGACATCAGGAGGGAGGTGTTTACAATCATAAAGCCGCTTGGCGGCAGGGCTCTATGA
- a CDS encoding glutamine synthetase family protein translates to MPVEGLDMWRVLKGAGIKYVNFIIADIYGRPRVDVMSIDMAKDAFIDGVPYDASSIPVYSTVNKSDFVAMPDPSAVYIEAWNGGKTAYVFTNTLEGDKPSHLDPRNILQKTLDIANRRGYQFKIGIELEYFIVSGNPPKLVDQAGYFDVPPPQTRKVVEEIMDSFAAAGLGDTKTHHEVAPSQFEVNIPYGNPVKVADSVLIYKIMARSVAAKHGYTVTFMPKPFWGMNGSGAHTHVSVWRDGRNLMASVKEPTPELRYAVGGLLENAISISALVAPTVNSYKRLVPHHEAPTRVVWGLGNRSAMVRIPYYAGKINRIEYRHPDPSMNPYLGFAAIMLAILRGLEERIEPPPPVSEVAYELEGVKETPRHLGEAVKYFAESKIASELPSEVVKAYVRLKEAEWQSYVEKHPWEKTWNTITDWEYQQYLLTA, encoded by the coding sequence ATGCCGGTCGAGGGTCTAGACATGTGGAGGGTGTTAAAAGGCGCTGGGATAAAATACGTGAATTTTATAATAGCAGACATCTACGGAAGGCCCAGAGTTGACGTGATGTCAATAGACATGGCTAAAGACGCGTTTATAGACGGAGTACCTTACGACGCGTCATCTATACCAGTCTACAGCACGGTGAATAAAAGCGACTTCGTGGCGATGCCCGACCCCTCAGCCGTGTACATAGAGGCTTGGAACGGCGGCAAGACCGCCTACGTCTTTACCAATACTCTAGAAGGCGACAAGCCGTCGCACCTGGATCCAAGGAATATACTCCAGAAAACTCTAGACATTGCCAACCGCCGCGGGTACCAATTCAAGATCGGCATAGAGCTTGAATACTTCATTGTAAGTGGAAACCCGCCTAAACTCGTAGACCAGGCTGGCTACTTCGACGTACCGCCTCCGCAGACGAGGAAGGTAGTTGAAGAAATTATGGACTCCTTCGCCGCCGCCGGCCTCGGCGACACCAAGACACACCACGAGGTAGCCCCATCCCAGTTCGAGGTTAACATCCCCTACGGCAACCCGGTTAAGGTGGCAGATTCGGTGTTGATATACAAGATAATGGCCCGCTCTGTGGCGGCTAAACATGGATACACTGTTACATTCATGCCGAAGCCCTTCTGGGGGATGAACGGCAGCGGGGCGCACACCCATGTATCCGTGTGGAGAGACGGCCGCAACTTGATGGCCTCCGTCAAGGAGCCAACGCCGGAGCTGAGATACGCAGTAGGCGGCTTATTAGAAAACGCCATTTCGATATCCGCGTTGGTGGCGCCCACCGTGAACTCATACAAGCGCCTCGTCCCCCACCACGAGGCTCCCACCCGCGTCGTGTGGGGCCTCGGCAACCGCTCGGCGATGGTGAGGATCCCCTACTACGCCGGAAAGATAAACAGGATCGAGTACAGACACCCAGACCCCTCCATGAACCCCTATCTAGGCTTCGCGGCAATTATGCTGGCAATATTGAGAGGCTTGGAGGAGAGGATCGAGCCGCCGCCCCCCGTGTCCGAGGTGGCGTACGAACTTGAAGGGGTGAAGGAGACGCCGCGCCACTTGGGAGAGGCCGTTAAGTACTTCGCCGAAAGTAAAATAGCTAGTGAACTACCCTCCGAGGTTGTGAAGGCCTATGTACGGCTTAAGGAGGCGGAGTGGCAGAGCTACGTCGAGAAACATCCATGGGAAAAGACCTGGAACACAATTACGGATTGGGAGTACCAGCAGTACCTACTAACAGCGTAG